From a region of the Methanobrevibacter thaueri genome:
- a CDS encoding right-handed parallel beta-helix repeat-containing protein, with amino-acid sequence MKFKKTIFILIIAVFLISIAGVCASDVNDEAVASQNFTTIESTQTDENEEISLPDESQVVGQTDNQEMISADVKGTFAALEREIQNGYNSNITLKNDYAYEGSGYEDGITISQSITIDGNGSTIDAKGQARIFNIRADNVVIKNITFINAKSTYDGGAVSWDGVCGSLSGCRFVNNSAEGFGGAVVWNGANGMAFDCSFVNNSANSGGAICYYRSTNCSVSYSSFIGNSARYGGAIDNTLADNCSVFYCNFENNSVKEAQNAGGVISWNGNGGVVSGCSFVNSSAECGGVMYWTRDNGNVSGCLFVNNSADEGIIYLYNGNHGKNFSVNDNIFLNNEGVAIYFYEMDSGSNADYNWFGHNATNYNIRPTTTANVEINTWLFLTATSTPNALYLSDSFDVVFRLCTYNSSEISEYDNGRLKEVNLTLTPINGRVNTTRTNLERPVRYYSEGSGSKLTATVEDAAYTIQITSEVMSFSELNSVINGVTIDTITLDKDFKYNSTTDGYFINGIIINRPLTIIGNGHVIDGAGQAGIFYIQSHDVVLKSITFINASRANDGGAILWEYDGNANISDCVFVNNSATKGGAIMLCGPNSAVSGCIFVNNSASMGGAIYWNWLSDGVVSGCAFLNNSADDGIIYFQNNNYDDVHNLAINDNIFLNCNGAAISFYRSVSGSNADYNWFGHNATNYNVNPNLPSCTVWLFLNATATSDTLGPLETSEIIFKLYAYDSNSQGVAEYDNALFNNINLTVTSTGGSVDKRVAKLNETIKFTPTESGIATVTAQFKNVEQKFDIDVTLHDASVSVNNSTLDLKIGDTFTIVATPDPANLNVTFVPDDSGVVSVDENGFVTALKGGTATIVVKVGGDGNYTENSTTVTVTVSKFFTEIILENDNFELNALENISAGATLNPASAGNLTYTSNDTSVAIVENGVIKALAAGTATITVSFAGNEYYAAAQNKTINVVVKLNGTSVTVNNSTLDLKIGDTFTIVATTVPDGLDVTFVPDNSGVVSVDENGVVTALKAGTANIVVKVEGDDHYAESSTNVIVTVSKVFTEIILENDNFTLNALENISAGATLNPAVAGNLTYTSNDTSVAIVENGVIKALAAGTATITVSFAGNEIYDTAENQTIAVTVSSNAPPVFALSENKNVAALYSAKANYKVLVTIDGKAVGAGETVTIKYNGKTYNVKTDKNGYATLKLNTKVKVKKYTITATYKGIKVTNKVTIKHVIKASNKKVKKSKKVTKVKVSLKKVNGKYLKGKILKIKFNKKTYKVKTNKKGVATWKVKKSMLKKLKVGKKYKYKVTYGKDIVTKKLTIKK; translated from the coding sequence ATGAAGTTCAAAAAGACAATATTTATATTGATTATTGCTGTTTTTCTCATCAGCATTGCGGGAGTATGTGCAAGTGATGTGAATGATGAAGCAGTAGCAAGTCAGAATTTTACAACAATAGAATCGACTCAAACTGATGAAAATGAGGAGATAAGTTTGCCTGATGAAAGCCAAGTAGTCGGCCAAACGGATAATCAAGAAATGATAAGTGCGGATGTCAAGGGAACATTCGCCGCATTGGAACGCGAAATTCAAAATGGATACAATTCCAATATAACATTGAAGAATGACTATGCATATGAGGGATCCGGATATGAAGATGGGATAACCATTAGCCAGTCCATAACCATTGACGGAAACGGAAGCACAATCGACGCCAAGGGACAGGCAAGGATATTCAATATCCGGGCGGATAATGTAGTCATCAAAAATATAACATTCATAAACGCTAAATCAACATATGATGGTGGCGCTGTCAGCTGGGATGGCGTCTGTGGCAGCCTTTCCGGCTGCCGTTTTGTGAATAATTCCGCTGAGGGTTTTGGCGGTGCCGTTGTATGGAATGGTGCCAACGGCATGGCTTTCGACTGCAGTTTTGTGAATAATTCTGCAAATAGCGGCGGTGCCATTTGTTATTATCGAAGCACCAATTGTTCTGTTTCTTATTCTAGTTTCATAGGCAATTCTGCAAGATATGGCGGTGCAATCGATAATACTCTTGCCGATAATTGCTCTGTTTTCTATTGTAATTTTGAGAATAATTCTGTAAAGGAGGCTCAAAATGCGGGGGGAGTCATCTCTTGGAATGGTAATGGTGGTGTTGTTTCTGGATGCAGTTTTGTGAACAGCAGTGCCGAGTGTGGCGGTGTTATGTACTGGACGCGAGATAACGGCAATGTTTCAGGCTGTCTTTTTGTAAACAACAGCGCTGATGAGGGTATCATCTATCTATACAATGGAAATCACGGCAAGAACTTTTCAGTCAATGACAACATCTTCCTGAATAATGAGGGGGTTGCAATCTATTTTTATGAAATGGATTCCGGATCAAACGCCGACTACAACTGGTTTGGGCATAATGCAACCAATTACAATATAAGGCCAACAACCACAGCCAATGTGGAAATAAATACTTGGCTGTTTTTAACAGCCACATCAACTCCGAATGCACTCTACCTTTCAGACTCATTCGATGTCGTCTTTAGGTTATGCACTTATAACTCAAGCGAAATATCCGAATATGATAATGGCCGTTTAAAAGAGGTCAACCTGACATTGACTCCAATAAATGGCAGAGTCAATACTACCAGGACAAATCTGGAAAGGCCTGTACGCTACTATTCAGAGGGTTCTGGAAGCAAGCTGACGGCAACAGTGGAAGATGCTGCATACACTATACAAATAACTTCAGAGGTAATGTCATTTTCCGAGTTGAACAGCGTTATAAACGGCGTCACTATTGATACAATTACTTTGGATAAGGATTTCAAATATAATTCAACCACGGACGGCTATTTTATAAATGGAATAATCATCAATCGTCCGCTGACAATCATTGGAAATGGCCATGTCATAGATGGTGCCGGACAGGCAGGGATATTCTATATTCAATCACATGATGTGGTGCTCAAGAGTATAACATTCATAAATGCATCCCGGGCGAATGATGGAGGTGCCATCTTATGGGAGTATGACGGCAATGCCAATATTTCCGATTGTGTTTTTGTGAATAATTCCGCAACTAAGGGTGGAGCTATCATGTTGTGTGGTCCTAACAGTGCTGTTTCGGGCTGCATATTTGTGAATAATTCTGCTTCAATGGGAGGCGCCATCTATTGGAATTGGTTAAGTGATGGTGTTGTTTCCGGTTGCGCTTTTCTAAATAACAGTGCCGATGATGGCATAATATATTTCCAGAATAACAATTATGATGATGTTCACAACTTGGCAATCAATGACAATATCTTCTTGAATTGCAATGGTGCTGCAATTTCCTTTTATAGAAGTGTTTCAGGTTCCAATGCCGACTACAACTGGTTCGGGCACAATGCAACCAATTATAACGTTAATCCTAATTTGCCAAGCTGTACTGTCTGGCTATTCTTAAACGCTACAGCAACTTCAGATACTCTGGGGCCTTTAGAAACCTCAGAAATCATATTCAAATTATATGCATATGATTCAAATTCACAAGGCGTCGCTGAGTATGATAACGCTCTGTTCAACAACATCAACTTGACAGTCACATCAACAGGAGGCAGCGTTGATAAAAGAGTTGCCAAGTTAAATGAAACTATCAAATTCACTCCTACTGAAAGTGGAATCGCTACTGTAACTGCGCAATTTAAAAATGTAGAACAGAAATTTGATATTGATGTCACTTTGCATGACGCTAGTGTCAGTGTCAATAATTCCACTTTGGATTTGAAAATTGGTGATACATTTACTATTGTTGCCACTCCTGATCCTGCTAATTTGAATGTTACTTTTGTTCCTGATGATTCAGGTGTTGTAAGTGTTGATGAAAACGGTTTTGTCACTGCTTTGAAAGGAGGTACTGCGACTATTGTTGTTAAAGTTGGCGGCGATGGCAATTACACTGAGAATTCAACCACTGTCACAGTCACTGTAAGTAAATTTTTCACTGAAATCATTCTTGAAAATGATAATTTTGAATTAAACGCTCTTGAAAATATTTCTGCTGGTGCCACTTTGAATCCTGCTTCTGCAGGTAACTTGACTTACACTTCAAACGATACAAGTGTTGCTATAGTTGAAAATGGAGTAATCAAGGCTCTTGCTGCGGGCACTGCTACAATCACTGTCAGTTTTGCGGGTAATGAATATTATGCTGCTGCTCAAAACAAGACCATCAATGTTGTTGTTAAGTTGAATGGTACTAGTGTCACTGTCAATAATTCCACTTTGGATTTGAAAATTGGTGATACATTTACTATTGTAGCCACCACTGTTCCTGATGGTTTGGATGTTACTTTTGTTCCTGATAATTCTGGTGTCGTCAGTGTTGATGAAAACGGCGTTGTCACTGCTTTGAAAGCGGGTACTGCGAATATTGTTGTTAAAGTTGAGGGTGATGATCATTACGCTGAGAGTTCAACTAATGTCATCGTCACTGTAAGTAAAGTCTTTACTGAAATCATTCTTGAAAATGATAATTTTACATTAAACGCTCTTGAAAACATTTCTGCTGGTGCCACTTTGAATCCTGCTGTTGCAGGTAACTTGACTTACACTTCAAACGATACAAGTGTTGCTATAGTTGAGAATGGAGTAATCAAGGCTCTTGCTGCGGGTACCGCTACAATCACTGTCAGTTTCGCAGGTAATGAAATTTATGATACTGCAGAAAATCAGACTATTGCCGTTACTGTCAGTTCGAATGCACCTCCTGTATTCGCTCTTTCTGAAAACAAGAATGTTGCCGCTCTTTACTCAGCTAAAGCAAACTACAAAGTTCTTGTAACAATAGACGGTAAAGCTGTTGGTGCAGGTGAAACAGTCACTATCAAATACAATGGCAAAACATACAATGTAAAAACAGACAAGAACGGTTACGCAACCTTGAAACTTAACACCAAAGTTAAAGTCAAAAAATACACTATCACAGCAACATACAAAGGCATAAAAGTGACCAACAAGGTAACAATAAAACATGTTATCAAAGCAAGCAACAAAAAAGTCAAAAAATCCAAAAAAGTTACAAAAGTAAAAGTTTCCTTGAAGAAAGTCAACGGCAAATACCTCAAAGGTAAAATTCTCAAGATTAAATTCAACAAGAAAACTTACAAAGTAAAAACCAACAAAAAAGGAGTTGCAACCTGGAAAGTCAAAAAATCCATGCTCAAAAAACTCAAAGTTGGCAAAAAATACAAATACAAAGTAACCTACGGAAAAGACATTGTAACCAAAAAATTAACCATTAAAAAATAG
- a CDS encoding alpha/beta hydrolase fold domain-containing protein: protein MSGKSFVASLEEIILRFTKPAYMDSKDKIEDFIKEKATSQVKIPKGIFKSRDFNGIDVFTFGDENAHHTILFVHGGAYINEINYQHLLYCFKLSRSLDAQVIAPVYGLAPNHNAMECLDAIEKVYRGLIAQNRNIILMGDSAGGGFALSFCQHLKEIDLPQPEKIIVFSPWVDVSMENTPYDSQNDPILGDIGLREIGRSWAGDLDMKDYHVSPLYGDNRGLPRTLIFVGGSEIFYKDIRKYVDNLKSDGVDVKLIVGEGLFHIYPLFPSPEARNAFKEVKKYILG from the coding sequence ATGTCAGGAAAATCATTTGTTGCAAGTCTGGAAGAGATAATTTTAAGGTTTACAAAACCCGCCTATATGGATTCTAAAGATAAGATTGAGGATTTTATCAAGGAAAAGGCAACTAGTCAGGTTAAAATTCCTAAAGGAATTTTTAAAAGCAGGGATTTCAACGGTATTGATGTTTTCACTTTTGGCGATGAGAATGCTCACCATACCATTCTATTTGTGCATGGAGGAGCATACATAAATGAAATCAATTATCAGCATTTGCTCTATTGCTTCAAGCTGTCACGAAGTTTGGACGCTCAGGTTATCGCACCGGTTTATGGGCTTGCCCCGAATCACAATGCAATGGAATGTCTGGATGCCATTGAAAAAGTATATAGGGGTCTAATTGCACAGAATAGGAACATCATATTGATGGGAGACTCCGCTGGAGGAGGATTCGCATTATCGTTTTGTCAACACTTAAAAGAAATTGATTTGCCACAGCCGGAGAAGATAATCGTGTTTTCCCCATGGGTTGATGTTTCAATGGAAAATACTCCGTATGACAGTCAAAACGATCCTATTCTAGGGGATATCGGCTTAAGGGAAATCGGCAGGTCCTGGGCTGGAGATTTGGACATGAAGGATTATCACGTAAGTCCGCTTTATGGCGACAATAGGGGATTGCCAAGAACGCTCATATTTGTAGGGGGCAGTGAAATCTTCTATAAGGATATCAGAAAATACGTTGATAATCTCAAAAGCGATGGTGTCGATGTCAAGCTCATAGTTGGAGAGGGTCTGTTCCATATCTATCCATTATTCCCGTCACCTGAAGCTAGGAACGCTTTTAAAGAAGTGAAAAAGTATATATTAGGTTAG
- a CDS encoding transglutaminase-like domain-containing protein, with translation MDRFLAETPSIDYMNSHIQEKVCELKNQSADDADYIKRCYFFVRDEIPHSWDIGVSTVSRTASDTLMNKTGICWAKSCLLAALLRANGIPSGISYQLLTIAEDDSQGHIVHALNTVFNGDKWIRLDARGNTGEDDAEFSLDKDQLAFQVREEFGEIDYKDNNADLDERLVNALAQTDNLFEINIDFDF, from the coding sequence ATGGACAGGTTCTTAGCTGAAACACCAAGTATTGATTATATGAATTCTCATATTCAAGAGAAGGTCTGTGAATTAAAAAATCAATCGGCTGATGACGCTGATTATATAAAAAGATGCTATTTCTTTGTTAGAGATGAAATTCCCCACTCATGGGATATTGGGGTAAGTACTGTTTCTAGAACTGCCAGTGATACATTGATGAATAAAACTGGAATATGCTGGGCAAAATCATGTCTTCTTGCAGCGCTTCTAAGGGCAAACGGAATTCCGTCAGGAATCAGCTATCAGCTTCTGACAATAGCGGAGGATGACAGTCAAGGCCACATTGTTCATGCTTTAAATACAGTCTTCAATGGAGATAAATGGATCAGGCTTGATGCTCGGGGAAATACTGGGGAGGATGATGCGGAATTTAGTTTGGATAAAGACCAGTTGGCTTTTCAAGTTCGGGAGGAATTCGGTGAAATTGACTACAAGGACAATAATGCAGATTTGGATGAAAGGCTGGTGAATGCACTGGCGCAAACCGATAATTTATTTGAGATTAACATAGACTTTGACTTTTAA